A genomic segment from Anaeromyxobacter sp. encodes:
- a CDS encoding response regulator, which produces MSLTPTAQASAYSTRRTRPGPGCPARDTGLDRGLVSPSTRILVVDDNAALRENLAEALELEGCVVDTVADGHAALAALGREPLPSVVILDMMMPGLSGPELVGRIRADTRLAQLKIILATGMPTPSDAFPVDAVLHKPFGVAELVGAVEGLLGPSRQEAGRVVGVR; this is translated from the coding sequence ATGTCGTTGACCCCTACGGCCCAAGCGTCCGCTTATTCCACTCGCCGGACCAGGCCCGGCCCGGGTTGCCCCGCCCGTGACACGGGGTTAGATCGTGGGCTCGTGAGCCCGAGCACCCGCATCCTGGTCGTCGACGACAACGCCGCGCTGCGGGAGAACCTCGCGGAGGCCCTCGAGCTGGAGGGCTGCGTGGTGGACACCGTGGCCGACGGGCACGCCGCCCTGGCCGCCCTGGGGCGGGAGCCGCTCCCCTCCGTGGTGATCCTCGACATGATGATGCCCGGCCTGAGCGGGCCGGAGCTGGTGGGGCGCATCCGCGCCGACACCCGGCTGGCCCAGCTGAAGATCATCCTGGCCACCGGGATGCCGACGCCGAGCGACGCCTTCCCCGTGGATGCGGTGCTGCACAAGCCCTTCGGCGTGGCCGAGCTGGTCGGTGCCGTGGAGGGGCTGCTCGGGCCGTCACGGCAGGAAGCGGGTCGCGTGGTCGGGGTCCGGTAG
- a CDS encoding DUF393 domain-containing protein, producing MPLPAAPAPAAPALVLYDGACGLCRGAVAWLLAHDPAGRLRFAPLGGETARSLAAGRPGLEADADSVVLIAGGRTWLRSRAVLRALGHLPAPWRWAAPLARLPAWLLDPPYRLVARRRRLLRRAAPACALPDPDHATRFLP from the coding sequence GTGCCGCTTCCCGCCGCTCCCGCCCCCGCCGCGCCCGCCCTGGTGCTCTACGATGGCGCCTGCGGGCTCTGCCGGGGCGCGGTGGCCTGGCTCCTGGCCCACGACCCGGCGGGACGGCTCCGCTTCGCGCCGCTCGGGGGCGAGACGGCCCGGAGCCTGGCCGCCGGCCGCCCGGGCCTGGAGGCGGACGCCGACTCGGTGGTGCTCATCGCGGGAGGGCGCACCTGGCTGCGGAGCCGCGCGGTGCTGCGGGCGCTCGGCCACCTGCCGGCGCCCTGGCGCTGGGCGGCGCCGCTGGCCCGGCTGCCGGCCTGGCTGCTCGACCCGCCCTACCGGCTGGTGGCGCGACGGCGCCGCCTGCTGCGGCGCGCCGCGCCGGCCTGCGCCCTACCGGACCCCGACCACGCGACCCGCTTCCTGCCGTGA
- a CDS encoding DUF3943 domain-containing protein: MAPPSAVRLPRPPAPPSRSACALPALSLWLVLATPALAGAQEAVGGAAPAPQASGAPAADLAVQPPTAPELRLTPPGAPAVAARPPSWWLPPLELVGVSTVLSLWGRTMIDDPTFHSTWASFKDHLNGPWWYDEDKFATNQFGHPYQGHLYFSTARTLGHGFWVSSAFAFTGSLLWETAGELEPPSVNDQITTTVAGSFLGEILFRLANRVLDDGGGAPSRWRQLGAAAVSPVNGFNRVLHGDRYRPPPEDLPLTGELTLGFQYAGASKQDGTSLGHTQTGLVSAKVVQGHPGSGHGFRAPFDYFDVRAQIGLSEDAGGASATGNFSIHGLLVGAPFGVGQAKGLWGLYGTYDLLTPTLFRASSSALGIGAVYHVPLGGDFLLQGQAILSAGYGAGGSLQDPVGRRDYHFGLQAVVFTNIGVVWRDTLWLEALGREYFVSGSATAESGSWEDMTFSQLDLTWRFSGPHSVKLETSAERRQARYPGLETIDQSGATLGLAYAYQFGETLTFSGKAP; the protein is encoded by the coding sequence ATGGCTCCTCCCAGCGCCGTCCGGCTCCCTCGCCCGCCCGCTCCGCCGTCCCGCTCCGCCTGCGCCCTGCCCGCGCTCAGCCTCTGGCTCGTGCTGGCCACCCCGGCCCTGGCCGGCGCCCAGGAGGCGGTGGGCGGCGCCGCGCCGGCCCCCCAGGCCTCCGGCGCACCCGCGGCCGACCTGGCGGTGCAGCCGCCCACCGCGCCCGAGCTCCGCCTCACCCCGCCCGGCGCACCCGCGGTGGCGGCGCGCCCCCCCAGCTGGTGGCTCCCGCCGCTCGAGCTGGTGGGGGTCAGCACCGTCCTGAGCCTGTGGGGCCGCACCATGATCGATGACCCCACCTTCCACTCCACCTGGGCCAGCTTCAAGGATCACCTCAACGGGCCGTGGTGGTACGACGAGGACAAGTTCGCCACCAACCAGTTCGGCCACCCGTACCAGGGGCACCTCTACTTCTCGACGGCGCGCACCCTCGGCCACGGGTTCTGGGTCTCCTCGGCCTTCGCCTTCACCGGCAGCCTGCTCTGGGAGACGGCCGGGGAGCTGGAGCCGCCCTCGGTGAACGACCAGATCACCACCACCGTGGCCGGGTCCTTCCTGGGCGAGATCCTCTTCCGCCTCGCCAACCGGGTGCTGGACGACGGCGGCGGCGCGCCCTCCCGCTGGCGCCAGCTGGGGGCCGCGGCGGTCTCGCCTGTCAACGGGTTCAACCGCGTGCTCCACGGCGACCGCTACCGCCCGCCGCCCGAGGACCTGCCCCTCACCGGCGAGCTGACGCTCGGCTTCCAGTACGCCGGCGCCTCGAAGCAGGACGGCACCAGCCTGGGGCACACCCAGACCGGCCTGGTGAGTGCCAAGGTGGTGCAAGGGCACCCGGGCAGCGGCCACGGCTTCCGCGCCCCCTTCGACTACTTCGACGTGCGGGCCCAGATCGGCCTGAGCGAGGACGCCGGCGGGGCCAGCGCCACCGGGAACTTCTCCATCCACGGGCTGCTGGTCGGGGCGCCCTTCGGGGTGGGGCAGGCCAAGGGCCTGTGGGGGCTCTACGGCACCTACGACCTGCTCACCCCCACCCTGTTCCGGGCCAGCTCCTCGGCGCTGGGGATCGGCGCCGTGTACCACGTGCCGCTGGGCGGGGACTTCCTCCTGCAGGGCCAGGCCATCCTCTCGGCGGGCTACGGGGCCGGCGGCTCGCTGCAGGACCCGGTGGGACGGCGCGACTACCACTTCGGGCTGCAGGCCGTGGTGTTCACCAACATCGGGGTGGTCTGGCGCGACACCCTCTGGCTCGAGGCGCTGGGCCGGGAGTACTTCGTCTCCGGGAGCGCCACGGCCGAGAGCGGGTCGTGGGAGGACATGACCTTCAGCCAGCTCGACCTGACCTGGCGCTTCTCCGGGCCGCACTCGGTGAAGCTCGAGACCAGCGCGGAGCGGCGGCAGGCCCGCTACCCGGGCCTGGAGACCATCGACCAGAGCGGGGCCACCCTGGGCCTGGCCTACGCCTACCAGTTCGGGGAGACCCTGACCTTCTCCGGCAAGGCCCCCTAG
- a CDS encoding CPBP family intramembrane metalloprotease, which yields MLGPAAAAAAYVAIMAVGMAVMHHGFGYAYGQPEMVYVIAPVEVLLTAWAVVAARAHGGWRAFTLGRPRPSGLLWLLPLALPVLAGVVTFALALAQAAPQLTPARWTLLALVAACTALVGFSEELVFRGLLLQGAWRHSGMAHAMRVSALGFALLHAVNLLGGSPPGAVGVQVLVTGAFGLVFAPLAIRLGALWPLMIVHALWDFTLFASAVLPGGQPPAVVLLYLPVALLLAPALWWSLRAHRGLAMADWHRFWRGEPPLA from the coding sequence GTGCTCGGCCCCGCCGCCGCCGCGGCCGCGTACGTGGCCATCATGGCCGTGGGCATGGCCGTCATGCACCACGGCTTCGGCTACGCCTACGGCCAGCCCGAGATGGTGTACGTCATCGCCCCGGTGGAGGTGCTCCTGACCGCCTGGGCGGTGGTGGCGGCGCGGGCCCACGGCGGGTGGCGCGCCTTCACCCTGGGCCGGCCGCGGCCCTCCGGTCTCCTCTGGCTCCTGCCGTTGGCGCTGCCGGTGCTGGCCGGGGTGGTCACCTTCGCCCTGGCGCTGGCGCAGGCCGCGCCGCAGCTCACGCCGGCGCGGTGGACCCTGCTGGCGCTGGTGGCGGCCTGCACGGCGCTGGTCGGCTTCTCGGAGGAGCTGGTCTTCCGGGGCCTCCTGCTGCAGGGCGCCTGGCGGCACTCCGGGATGGCCCACGCCATGCGGGTGAGCGCGCTCGGGTTCGCGCTGCTCCACGCCGTCAACCTCCTGGGCGGCTCGCCGCCCGGCGCGGTCGGCGTCCAGGTCCTGGTGACCGGCGCCTTCGGCCTGGTCTTCGCGCCGCTGGCGATCAGGCTTGGCGCGCTCTGGCCGCTCATGATCGTGCACGCCCTGTGGGACTTCACGCTCTTCGCCTCGGCGGTGCTGCCGGGCGGCCAGCCGCCGGCCGTGGTCCTGCTGTACCTGCCGGTGGCGCTGCTGCTGGCGCCCGCGCTCTGGTGGTCACTGCGGGCGCACCGCGGCCTCGCCATGGCCGACTGGCACCGCTTCTGGCGCGGGGAGCCACCCCTGGCCTGA
- a CDS encoding SRPBCC family protein, whose protein sequence is MKNPTGRLEGNDLVLTRRFEAPIEDVWESITRSESTARWFGSWTGTPGVGNTITIRMVFEKDGPESEAHIDACEPPRRLALTTKGEWGMTLEVTLTQAGGVTELRFVHRLTDRKLARDFGPGWEYYLDNLVAARAGEQLPAFDEYYPSMQGHYTDP, encoded by the coding sequence ATGAAGAACCCGACAGGACGGCTCGAGGGCAACGACCTGGTGCTGACGCGCAGGTTCGAGGCGCCGATCGAGGACGTGTGGGAGAGCATCACCCGGAGCGAGAGCACGGCGCGCTGGTTCGGCTCGTGGACGGGCACGCCCGGCGTGGGGAACACCATCACCATCCGGATGGTCTTCGAGAAGGACGGGCCGGAGTCGGAGGCGCACATCGACGCGTGTGAGCCGCCGCGGCGGCTGGCGCTGACCACCAAGGGCGAGTGGGGCATGACGCTCGAGGTCACGCTCACGCAGGCGGGCGGCGTCACGGAGCTGCGGTTCGTGCATCGCCTGACCGATCGCAAGCTGGCGCGCGACTTCGGACCGGGCTGGGAGTACTACCTCGACAACCTGGTCGCGGCGCGCGCGGGCGAGCAGCTGCCGGCCTTCGACGAGTACTACCCGTCGATGCAGGGGCACTACACCGACCCGTAG
- a CDS encoding winged helix-turn-helix transcriptional regulator, whose protein sequence is MDEAASAVADPTRRDILRLLRDAPRRAGAIAGAFRVTRPAISRHLRVLRAAGLVVDEAQGRERVYRLELGPLAAIEEFIAELRRDPAGEWERRLMALETEVHRVKRESKRRAAVRHVVGQRREKGRTG, encoded by the coding sequence ATGGACGAAGCCGCCAGCGCCGTGGCCGACCCGACGAGGCGGGACATCCTGCGCCTGCTGCGGGATGCGCCCCGGCGGGCGGGGGCGATCGCGGGCGCGTTCCGCGTGACCCGACCCGCCATCAGCAGGCACCTGCGCGTGCTGCGCGCGGCCGGGCTGGTGGTGGACGAGGCGCAGGGGCGCGAGCGCGTCTATCGGCTGGAGCTCGGGCCGCTGGCGGCCATCGAGGAGTTCATCGCCGAGCTGCGGCGCGATCCGGCAGGCGAGTGGGAGCGCCGGCTCATGGCGCTCGAGACGGAGGTGCATCGCGTGAAGCGCGAGTCGAAGCGGCGCGCGGCGGTGAGGCACGTGGTGGGGCAACGGCGAGAGAAAGGAAGGACCGGATGA
- a CDS encoding HNH endonuclease — MLALDPTLDPSRLTPDLPPATLAEARVDRDALARLLAREREAAADFLLAVADFDRRRGWERLGHASLFAFLTRELGLSNGAAWLRLTAARLLPRHPAVETALRGGRLCLSAVGELARVLTAENEAEVLPRFYGRSSREAREVAAAILPRSSPPQREVVTAVAATVSPRRSGEPAGSLPLDSSAGSASESTPTSSPAQASPALQAATPLRAHEVGFTHPARAGRSAAWKDEVEPLDADLRRLHVTVPSRLLRKVATARDGLSHARHGATTAEVLEAALDLLLERQARAKALVKRPRKLHSAPASTPIPPAHTAAQRPIVPAPIEREVRRRDGDRCQFPLDAGGVCGATWQLELDHVVPLALGGETTAANLRCCCAFHNRLAAEAALGRSRGGSRRKRPPPPRGLEVKSEALPGL; from the coding sequence ATGCTCGCCCTCGACCCCACGCTCGATCCTTCCCGCCTCACCCCGGACCTGCCCCCCGCCACCCTCGCCGAGGCCCGCGTCGACCGCGACGCCCTGGCGCGGCTCCTCGCCCGGGAGCGGGAGGCGGCCGCCGACTTCCTCCTCGCCGTCGCCGACTTCGACCGCCGGCGCGGCTGGGAGCGGCTCGGCCACGCCAGCCTCTTCGCGTTCCTGACGCGGGAGCTCGGCCTCTCCAATGGCGCCGCCTGGCTGCGACTCACCGCGGCCCGGCTCCTCCCTCGCCACCCGGCGGTCGAGACGGCGCTCCGCGGCGGGAGGCTGTGCCTGTCGGCAGTGGGTGAGCTGGCGCGGGTGCTCACCGCCGAGAACGAGGCCGAGGTGTTGCCGCGGTTCTACGGCAGGTCGTCGCGGGAGGCGCGGGAGGTGGCGGCGGCCATCCTTCCCCGGTCGAGCCCGCCCCAGAGGGAGGTGGTGACGGCGGTGGCGGCCACGGTGTCACCGCGACGGAGCGGGGAGCCGGCCGGAAGCCTCCCACTCGACTCCTCGGCAGGATCGGCGTCCGAATCGACGCCCACGTCGAGCCCGGCTCAGGCGTCCCCGGCACTCCAGGCCGCAACTCCGCTTCGTGCGCACGAAGTTGGCTTTACCCACCCCGCGCGGGCCGGCCGCTCCGCCGCGTGGAAGGACGAGGTCGAGCCCCTCGACGCCGATCTGCGCCGCCTCCACGTCACCGTCCCCTCCCGGCTCCTCCGGAAGGTCGCCACCGCCCGCGACGGCCTCTCCCATGCCCGGCATGGGGCCACCACGGCGGAGGTGCTGGAGGCGGCACTCGACCTGCTCCTGGAGAGGCAGGCGCGGGCGAAGGCGCTGGTGAAGCGGCCGAGGAAGCTCCACTCGGCGCCGGCCTCGACGCCGATTCCGCCCGCTCACACCGCCGCGCAGCGCCCGATCGTCCCCGCACCCATCGAGCGCGAGGTCCGGCGCCGCGACGGCGACCGCTGCCAGTTCCCCCTCGACGCCGGCGGCGTCTGCGGCGCCACCTGGCAGCTGGAGCTCGACCACGTCGTCCCCCTCGCCCTCGGCGGCGAGACCACCGCCGCCAACCTTCGCTGCTGCTGCGCCTTCCACAACCGGCTGGCCGCGGAGGCGGCGCTGGGGCGGTCGCGCGGGGGGAGCAGGCGCAAGCGCCCACCGCCGCCGCGAGGCCTCGAGGTCAAGAGCGAGGCCCTGCCTGGGCTCTGA